From one Equus asinus isolate D_3611 breed Donkey chromosome 5, EquAss-T2T_v2, whole genome shotgun sequence genomic stretch:
- the CAMTA1 gene encoding calmodulin-binding transcription activator 1 isoform X31 — MSILERLEQMERRMAEMTGSQQHKQGSGGGGSGGGNGSGNGGGQAQCASGPGTLGSCFESRVVVVCEKMMSRACWAKSKHLIHSKTFRGMTLLHLAAAQGYATLIQTLIKWRTKHADSIDLELEVDPLNVDHFSCTPLMWACALGHLEAAVVLYKWDRRAISIPDSLGRLPLGIARSRGHVKLAECLEHLQRDEQAQLGQNPRIHCPPSEEPNTDSWMTQWHSEAINSPEIPKGVTVIASTNPVQVTGNPKGTSVGKDAAPSQVRPREPMSVLMMANREVVNTEMGSYRDSAENEECSQPMDDIQVNMMTLAEHIIEATPDRIKQENFVPMESSALERTDTAAISSTMSWLASYLADVDHLPNAAQIRGAYNEPLTPSSNTSLSPVGSPVSEIAFEKPSLPSAADWSEFLSASTSEKVENEFAQLTLSDHEQRELYEAARLVQTAFRKYKGRPLREQQEVAAAVIQRCYRKYKQYALYKKMTQAAILIQSKFRSYYEQKKFQQSRRAAVLIQKYYRSYKKCGKRRQARRTAVIVQQKLRSSLLTKKQDQAARKIMRFLRRCRHSPLVDHRLYKRSERIEKGQGT, encoded by the exons TGCGCTTCTGGCCCTGGGACGCTGGGGAGCTGCTTTGAGAGCCGCGTGGTCGTCGTATGTGAGAAGATGATGAGCCGAGCCTGCTGGGCCAAGTCCAAGCATTTGATCCATTCAAAGACTTTCCGTGGAATGACCCTCCTACACCTGGCTGCGGCCCAGGGCTATGCCACCCTAATCCAGACCCTCATCAAATGGCG CACAAAGCATGCAGACAGCATTGATTTGGAACTGGAAGTTGACCCCTTGAATGTGGACCACTTCTCCTGTACTCCTCTG ATGTGGGCATGTGCCCTAGGGCACTTAGAAGCTGCCGTCGTGCTGTACAAGTGGGACCGTCGGGCCATCTCTATTCCTGACTCTCTAGGAAGGCTGCCTTTGGGAATTGCCAGGTCAAGGGGTCATGTGAAATTAGCAGAGTGTCTGGAGCACCTGCAGAGAGATGAGCAGGCTCAGCTGGGACAGAACCCCAGAATACACTGTCCTCCAAGCGAAGAGCCTAATACAGATAGCTGGatgacccagtggcacagcgaaGCCATCAACTCTCCAGAAATACCCAAAGGAGTCACCGTTATTGCAAGTACCAATCCag TACAGGTGACTGGAAATCCGAAGGGGACCAGTGTAGGAAAGGATGCCGCACCTTCACAGGTGCGTCCACGGGAACCAATGAGTGTCCTGATGATGGCTAACAGAGAGGTGGTGAATACAGAGATGGGGTCCTACCGTGATAGTGCAGAAAACGAGGAATGCTCACAACCCATGGATGATATACAG GTAAACATGATGACCTTGGCAGAACACATCATTGAAGCCACACCTGACCGAATCAAGCAGGAGAATTTTGTGCCCATGGAGTCGTCAGCATTGGAAAGAACAGATACTGCTGCCATTAGCAGTACAATGAGCTGGCTGGCCAGTTACCTAGCTGATGTCGATCATCTGCCAAATGCTGCCCAGATCAG AGGTGCATATAACGAGCCTCTAACCCCTTCTTCTAACACCAGCTTGAGCCCCGTAGGCTCGCCAGTCAGTGAAATAGCTTTTGAGAAGCCCAGCCTCCCCTCAGCCGCGGACTGGTCGGAATTCCTGAGCGCATCTACCAGTGAGAAGGTAGAGAATGAGTTTGCTCAGCTAACTCTGTCTGATCATGAGCAGAGAGAACTCTATGAGGCTGCCAGGCTTGTCCAGACAGCTTTCCGGAAATACAAG GGCCGACCTTTGCGGGAACAGCAAGAAGTGGCTGCTGCTGTCATTCAGCGTTGTTACAGAAAATACAAACAG TATGCACTTTATAAAAAGATGACACAGGCTGCCATCCTTATCCAGAGCAAATTTCGAAGTTACTATGAACAAAAAAAATTTCAGCAGAGCCGGCGTGCTGCCGTGCTGATCCAGAAGTATTACCGGAGTTATAAGAAATGTGGCAAGAGACGGCAGGCCCGCCGGACGGCTGTCATCGTCCAGCAGAAACTCAG GAGCAGTTTGCTAACCAAAAAGCAGGACCAAGCTGCTCGAAAAATAATGAGGTTTCTCCGCCGCTGTCGCCACAG CCCCCTGGTGGACCATAGGCTGTACAAAAGG
- the CAMTA1 gene encoding calmodulin-binding transcription activator 1 isoform X27, protein MSILERLEQMERRMAEMTGSQQHKQGSGGGGSGGGNGSGNGGGQAQCASGPGTLGSCFESRVVVVCEKMMSRACWAKSKHLIHSKTFRGMTLLHLAAAQGYATLIQTLIKWRTKHADSIDLELEVDPLNVDHFSCTPLMWACALGHLEAAVVLYKWDRRAISIPDSLGRLPLGIARSRGHVKLAECLEHLQRDEQAQLGQNPRIHCPPSEEPNTDSWMTQWHSEAINSPEIPKGVTVIASTNPELRRPRSEPSNYYSSESHKDYPAPKKHKLNPEYFQARQEKLLSTALSLEQPNIRKQSPSSKQSVPETISPSEGVRDYSRELSPPTPETAGFQASGSQPVVKWNSKDLYIGVSTVQVTGNPKGTSVGKDAAPSQVRPREPMSVLMMANREVVNTEMGSYRDSAENEECSQPMDDIQVNMMTLAEHIIEATPDRIKQENFVPMESSALERTDTAAISSTMSWLASYLADVDHLPNAAQIRGAYNEPLTPSSNTSLSPVGSPVSEIAFEKPSLPSAADWSEFLSASTSEKVENEFAQLTLSDHEQRELYEAARLVQTAFRKYKGRPLREQQEVAAAVIQRCYRKYKQLTWIALKYALYKKMTQAAILIQSKFRSYYEQKKFQQSRRAAVLIQKYYRSYKKCGKRRQARRTAVIVQQKLRSSLLTKKQDQAARKIMRFLRRCRHSPLVDHRLYKRSERIEKGQGT, encoded by the exons TGCGCTTCTGGCCCTGGGACGCTGGGGAGCTGCTTTGAGAGCCGCGTGGTCGTCGTATGTGAGAAGATGATGAGCCGAGCCTGCTGGGCCAAGTCCAAGCATTTGATCCATTCAAAGACTTTCCGTGGAATGACCCTCCTACACCTGGCTGCGGCCCAGGGCTATGCCACCCTAATCCAGACCCTCATCAAATGGCG CACAAAGCATGCAGACAGCATTGATTTGGAACTGGAAGTTGACCCCTTGAATGTGGACCACTTCTCCTGTACTCCTCTG ATGTGGGCATGTGCCCTAGGGCACTTAGAAGCTGCCGTCGTGCTGTACAAGTGGGACCGTCGGGCCATCTCTATTCCTGACTCTCTAGGAAGGCTGCCTTTGGGAATTGCCAGGTCAAGGGGTCATGTGAAATTAGCAGAGTGTCTGGAGCACCTGCAGAGAGATGAGCAGGCTCAGCTGGGACAGAACCCCAGAATACACTGTCCTCCAAGCGAAGAGCCTAATACAGATAGCTGGatgacccagtggcacagcgaaGCCATCAACTCTCCAGAAATACCCAAAGGAGTCACCGTTATTGCAAGTACCAATCCag AGCTGAGAAGACCTCGGTCTGAACCCTCTAATTACTACAGCAGTGAGAGCCACAAAGATTATCCAGCTCCCAAAAAGCATAAATTGAACCCTGAGTACTTCCAGGCAAGGCAGGAGAAGCTGCTTTCCACTGCACTGAGTCTGGAACAGCCAAATATCAGGAAGCAGAGCCCTAGTTCTAAGCAGTCTGTCCCCGAGACAATCAGCCCCAGTGAAGGAGTGAGGGACTACAGCCGGGAACTCTCCCCTCCCACTCCAGAGACTGCAGGATTCCAAGCCTCTGGATCTCAGCCTGTAGTAAAGTGGAATTCCAAAGATCTTTACATTGGTGTGTCTACAGTACAGGTGACTGGAAATCCGAAGGGGACCAGTGTAGGAAAGGATGCCGCACCTTCACAGGTGCGTCCACGGGAACCAATGAGTGTCCTGATGATGGCTAACAGAGAGGTGGTGAATACAGAGATGGGGTCCTACCGTGATAGTGCAGAAAACGAGGAATGCTCACAACCCATGGATGATATACAG GTAAACATGATGACCTTGGCAGAACACATCATTGAAGCCACACCTGACCGAATCAAGCAGGAGAATTTTGTGCCCATGGAGTCGTCAGCATTGGAAAGAACAGATACTGCTGCCATTAGCAGTACAATGAGCTGGCTGGCCAGTTACCTAGCTGATGTCGATCATCTGCCAAATGCTGCCCAGATCAG AGGTGCATATAACGAGCCTCTAACCCCTTCTTCTAACACCAGCTTGAGCCCCGTAGGCTCGCCAGTCAGTGAAATAGCTTTTGAGAAGCCCAGCCTCCCCTCAGCCGCGGACTGGTCGGAATTCCTGAGCGCATCTACCAGTGAGAAGGTAGAGAATGAGTTTGCTCAGCTAACTCTGTCTGATCATGAGCAGAGAGAACTCTATGAGGCTGCCAGGCTTGTCCAGACAGCTTTCCGGAAATACAAG GGCCGACCTTTGCGGGAACAGCAAGAAGTGGCTGCTGCTGTCATTCAGCGTTGTTACAGAAAATACAAACAG CTGACATGGATAGCCTTGAAG TATGCACTTTATAAAAAGATGACACAGGCTGCCATCCTTATCCAGAGCAAATTTCGAAGTTACTATGAACAAAAAAAATTTCAGCAGAGCCGGCGTGCTGCCGTGCTGATCCAGAAGTATTACCGGAGTTATAAGAAATGTGGCAAGAGACGGCAGGCCCGCCGGACGGCTGTCATCGTCCAGCAGAAACTCAG GAGCAGTTTGCTAACCAAAAAGCAGGACCAAGCTGCTCGAAAAATAATGAGGTTTCTCCGCCGCTGTCGCCACAG CCCCCTGGTGGACCATAGGCTGTACAAAAGG
- the CAMTA1 gene encoding calmodulin-binding transcription activator 1 isoform X26, giving the protein MSILERLEQMERRMAEMTGSQQHKQGSGGGGSGGGNGSGNGGGQAQCASGPGTLGSCFESRVVVVCEKMMSRACWAKSKHLIHSKTFRGMTLLHLAAAQGYATLIQTLIKWRTKHADSIDLELEVDPLNVDHFSCTPLMWACALGHLEAAVVLYKWDRRAISIPDSLGRLPLGIARSRGHVKLAECLEHLQRDEQAQLGQNPRIHCPPSEEPNTDSWMTQWHSEAINSPEIPKGVTVIASTNPELRRPRSEPSNYYSSESHKDYPAPKKHKLNPEYFQARQEKLLSTALSLEQPNIRKQSPSSKQSVPETISPSEGVRDYSRELSPPTPETAGFQASGSQPVVKWNSKDLYIGVSTVQVTGNPKGTSVGKDAAPSQVRPREPMSVLMMANREVVNTEMGSYRDSAENEECSQPMDDIQVNMMTLAEHIIEATPDRIKQENFVPMESSALERTDTAAISSTMSWLASYLADVDHLPNAAQIRGAYNEPLTPSSNTSLSPVGSPVSEIAFEKPSLPSAADWSEFLSASTSEKVENEFAQLTLSDHEQRELYEAARLVQTAFRKYKGRPLREQQEVAAAVIQRCYRKYKQLTWIALKYALYKKMTQAAILIQSKFRSYYEQKKFQQSRRAAVLIQKYYRSYKKCGKRRQARRTAVIVQQKLRSSLLTKKQDQAARKIMRFLRRCRHRVKGLKKAKELEDTQQHPLAM; this is encoded by the exons TGCGCTTCTGGCCCTGGGACGCTGGGGAGCTGCTTTGAGAGCCGCGTGGTCGTCGTATGTGAGAAGATGATGAGCCGAGCCTGCTGGGCCAAGTCCAAGCATTTGATCCATTCAAAGACTTTCCGTGGAATGACCCTCCTACACCTGGCTGCGGCCCAGGGCTATGCCACCCTAATCCAGACCCTCATCAAATGGCG CACAAAGCATGCAGACAGCATTGATTTGGAACTGGAAGTTGACCCCTTGAATGTGGACCACTTCTCCTGTACTCCTCTG ATGTGGGCATGTGCCCTAGGGCACTTAGAAGCTGCCGTCGTGCTGTACAAGTGGGACCGTCGGGCCATCTCTATTCCTGACTCTCTAGGAAGGCTGCCTTTGGGAATTGCCAGGTCAAGGGGTCATGTGAAATTAGCAGAGTGTCTGGAGCACCTGCAGAGAGATGAGCAGGCTCAGCTGGGACAGAACCCCAGAATACACTGTCCTCCAAGCGAAGAGCCTAATACAGATAGCTGGatgacccagtggcacagcgaaGCCATCAACTCTCCAGAAATACCCAAAGGAGTCACCGTTATTGCAAGTACCAATCCag AGCTGAGAAGACCTCGGTCTGAACCCTCTAATTACTACAGCAGTGAGAGCCACAAAGATTATCCAGCTCCCAAAAAGCATAAATTGAACCCTGAGTACTTCCAGGCAAGGCAGGAGAAGCTGCTTTCCACTGCACTGAGTCTGGAACAGCCAAATATCAGGAAGCAGAGCCCTAGTTCTAAGCAGTCTGTCCCCGAGACAATCAGCCCCAGTGAAGGAGTGAGGGACTACAGCCGGGAACTCTCCCCTCCCACTCCAGAGACTGCAGGATTCCAAGCCTCTGGATCTCAGCCTGTAGTAAAGTGGAATTCCAAAGATCTTTACATTGGTGTGTCTACAGTACAGGTGACTGGAAATCCGAAGGGGACCAGTGTAGGAAAGGATGCCGCACCTTCACAGGTGCGTCCACGGGAACCAATGAGTGTCCTGATGATGGCTAACAGAGAGGTGGTGAATACAGAGATGGGGTCCTACCGTGATAGTGCAGAAAACGAGGAATGCTCACAACCCATGGATGATATACAG GTAAACATGATGACCTTGGCAGAACACATCATTGAAGCCACACCTGACCGAATCAAGCAGGAGAATTTTGTGCCCATGGAGTCGTCAGCATTGGAAAGAACAGATACTGCTGCCATTAGCAGTACAATGAGCTGGCTGGCCAGTTACCTAGCTGATGTCGATCATCTGCCAAATGCTGCCCAGATCAG AGGTGCATATAACGAGCCTCTAACCCCTTCTTCTAACACCAGCTTGAGCCCCGTAGGCTCGCCAGTCAGTGAAATAGCTTTTGAGAAGCCCAGCCTCCCCTCAGCCGCGGACTGGTCGGAATTCCTGAGCGCATCTACCAGTGAGAAGGTAGAGAATGAGTTTGCTCAGCTAACTCTGTCTGATCATGAGCAGAGAGAACTCTATGAGGCTGCCAGGCTTGTCCAGACAGCTTTCCGGAAATACAAG GGCCGACCTTTGCGGGAACAGCAAGAAGTGGCTGCTGCTGTCATTCAGCGTTGTTACAGAAAATACAAACAG CTGACATGGATAGCCTTGAAG TATGCACTTTATAAAAAGATGACACAGGCTGCCATCCTTATCCAGAGCAAATTTCGAAGTTACTATGAACAAAAAAAATTTCAGCAGAGCCGGCGTGCTGCCGTGCTGATCCAGAAGTATTACCGGAGTTATAAGAAATGTGGCAAGAGACGGCAGGCCCGCCGGACGGCTGTCATCGTCCAGCAGAAACTCAG GAGCAGTTTGCTAACCAAAAAGCAGGACCAAGCTGCTCGAAAAATAATGAGGTTTCTCCGCCGCTGTCGCCACAG
- the CAMTA1 gene encoding calmodulin-binding transcription activator 1 isoform X28 — protein sequence MSILERLEQMERRMAEMTGSQQHKQGSGGGGSGGGNGSGNGGGQAQCASGPGTLGSCFESRVVVVCEKMMSRACWAKSKHLIHSKTFRGMTLLHLAAAQGYATLIQTLIKWRTKHADSIDLELEVDPLNVDHFSCTPLMWACALGHLEAAVVLYKWDRRAISIPDSLGRLPLGIARSRGHVKLAECLEHLQRDEQAQLGQNPRIHCPPSEEPNTDSWMTQWHSEAINSPEIPKGVTVIASTNPELRRPRSEPSNYYSSESHKDYPAPKKHKLNPEYFQARQEKLLSTALSLEQPNIRKQSPSSKQSVPETISPSEGVRDYSRELSPPTPETAGFQASGSQPVVKWNSKDLYIGVSTVQVTGNPKGTSVGKDAAPSQVRPREPMSVLMMANREVVNTEMGSYRDSAENEECSQPMDDIQVNMMTLAEHIIEATPDRIKQENFVPMESSALERTDTAAISSTMSWLASYLADVDHLPNAAQIRGAYNEPLTPSSNTSLSPVGSPVSEIAFEKPSLPSAADWSEFLSASTSEKVENEFAQLTLSDHEQRELYEAARLVQTAFRKYKGRPLREQQEVAAAVIQRCYRKYKQYALYKKMTQAAILIQSKFRSYYEQKKFQQSRRAAVLIQKYYRSYKKCGKRRQARRTAVIVQQKLRSSLLTKKQDQAARKIMRFLRRCRHSPLVDHRLYKRSERIEKGQGT from the exons TGCGCTTCTGGCCCTGGGACGCTGGGGAGCTGCTTTGAGAGCCGCGTGGTCGTCGTATGTGAGAAGATGATGAGCCGAGCCTGCTGGGCCAAGTCCAAGCATTTGATCCATTCAAAGACTTTCCGTGGAATGACCCTCCTACACCTGGCTGCGGCCCAGGGCTATGCCACCCTAATCCAGACCCTCATCAAATGGCG CACAAAGCATGCAGACAGCATTGATTTGGAACTGGAAGTTGACCCCTTGAATGTGGACCACTTCTCCTGTACTCCTCTG ATGTGGGCATGTGCCCTAGGGCACTTAGAAGCTGCCGTCGTGCTGTACAAGTGGGACCGTCGGGCCATCTCTATTCCTGACTCTCTAGGAAGGCTGCCTTTGGGAATTGCCAGGTCAAGGGGTCATGTGAAATTAGCAGAGTGTCTGGAGCACCTGCAGAGAGATGAGCAGGCTCAGCTGGGACAGAACCCCAGAATACACTGTCCTCCAAGCGAAGAGCCTAATACAGATAGCTGGatgacccagtggcacagcgaaGCCATCAACTCTCCAGAAATACCCAAAGGAGTCACCGTTATTGCAAGTACCAATCCag AGCTGAGAAGACCTCGGTCTGAACCCTCTAATTACTACAGCAGTGAGAGCCACAAAGATTATCCAGCTCCCAAAAAGCATAAATTGAACCCTGAGTACTTCCAGGCAAGGCAGGAGAAGCTGCTTTCCACTGCACTGAGTCTGGAACAGCCAAATATCAGGAAGCAGAGCCCTAGTTCTAAGCAGTCTGTCCCCGAGACAATCAGCCCCAGTGAAGGAGTGAGGGACTACAGCCGGGAACTCTCCCCTCCCACTCCAGAGACTGCAGGATTCCAAGCCTCTGGATCTCAGCCTGTAGTAAAGTGGAATTCCAAAGATCTTTACATTGGTGTGTCTACAGTACAGGTGACTGGAAATCCGAAGGGGACCAGTGTAGGAAAGGATGCCGCACCTTCACAGGTGCGTCCACGGGAACCAATGAGTGTCCTGATGATGGCTAACAGAGAGGTGGTGAATACAGAGATGGGGTCCTACCGTGATAGTGCAGAAAACGAGGAATGCTCACAACCCATGGATGATATACAG GTAAACATGATGACCTTGGCAGAACACATCATTGAAGCCACACCTGACCGAATCAAGCAGGAGAATTTTGTGCCCATGGAGTCGTCAGCATTGGAAAGAACAGATACTGCTGCCATTAGCAGTACAATGAGCTGGCTGGCCAGTTACCTAGCTGATGTCGATCATCTGCCAAATGCTGCCCAGATCAG AGGTGCATATAACGAGCCTCTAACCCCTTCTTCTAACACCAGCTTGAGCCCCGTAGGCTCGCCAGTCAGTGAAATAGCTTTTGAGAAGCCCAGCCTCCCCTCAGCCGCGGACTGGTCGGAATTCCTGAGCGCATCTACCAGTGAGAAGGTAGAGAATGAGTTTGCTCAGCTAACTCTGTCTGATCATGAGCAGAGAGAACTCTATGAGGCTGCCAGGCTTGTCCAGACAGCTTTCCGGAAATACAAG GGCCGACCTTTGCGGGAACAGCAAGAAGTGGCTGCTGCTGTCATTCAGCGTTGTTACAGAAAATACAAACAG TATGCACTTTATAAAAAGATGACACAGGCTGCCATCCTTATCCAGAGCAAATTTCGAAGTTACTATGAACAAAAAAAATTTCAGCAGAGCCGGCGTGCTGCCGTGCTGATCCAGAAGTATTACCGGAGTTATAAGAAATGTGGCAAGAGACGGCAGGCCCGCCGGACGGCTGTCATCGTCCAGCAGAAACTCAG GAGCAGTTTGCTAACCAAAAAGCAGGACCAAGCTGCTCGAAAAATAATGAGGTTTCTCCGCCGCTGTCGCCACAG CCCCCTGGTGGACCATAGGCTGTACAAAAGG